The following coding sequences are from one Nicotiana tabacum cultivar K326 chromosome 1, ASM71507v2, whole genome shotgun sequence window:
- the LOC107816799 gene encoding putative inactive purple acid phosphatase 27 produces MKSILRFAKLIFVLLGSLYVASAHNGEQPLSNIAIHRATLALQDSVTIKAYPFILGTKGGDTEWVTVDIEHPKPSHDDWVGVFSPAKFNGSTCYFENDPREQAPYICTAPIKYNFANFSNSGYEKTGKTSLKFQLINQRADFSFALFTSGLSNPKLVAISNSISFANPKAPLYPRLALGKSWNEMTLTWTSGYDIDEAVPFIEWGRKGDPQHRSPAGTLTFDRNTMCGSPARTVGWRDPGFIHTSFMKDLWPNNLYTYKMGHILSNGSYVWSKMYSFRSSPYPGQNSLQRVIIFGDMGKAERDGSNEYSNYQPGSLNTTDQLIKDLKNIDIVFHIGDITYANGYISQWDQFTAQVEPIASTVPYMIASGNHERDCPGTGSFYEGNDSGGECGVLAQTMFYVPADNRAKFWYSTDYGMFHFCIADSEHDWREGSEQYKFIEHCLASVDRQKQPWLIFSAHRVLGYSSDKWYGIGGSFEEPMGRESLQKLWQKYKVDIAFYGHVHNYERTCPIYQNQCVNSERSHYSGVVNGTIHVVVGGGGSHLSEFSPVNTTWSLYKDYDWGFVKLTAFNHSSLLFEYKKSRDGKVYDSFTISRDYKDVLACVHDGCEPTTLAS; encoded by the exons ATGAAGAGTATTCTACGCTTTGCAAAGTTAATATTTGTGTTGTTGGGTAGTCTGTATGTTGCTTCAGCTCATAATGGGGAGCAGCCTTTATCAAACATAGCAATACATAGAGCTACTCTTGCACTTCAGGATTCAGTCACCATTAAAGCTTATCCATTTATTCTTGGTACCAAG GGTGGTGACACAGAATGGGTAACGGTGGATATTGAGCACCCCAAGCCATCTCATGATGACTGGGTTGGAGTTTTCTCTCCAGCAAAATTCAA TGGATCCACATGTTATTTTGAAAACGATCCCAGAGAACAGGCTCCATATATTTGTACAGCACCAATTAAG TACAACTTTGCAAATTTCTCCAATTCTGGTTACGAGAAAACAGGAAAAACTTCACTGAAGTTCCAATTAATCAATCAGCGGGCAGATTTCTCCTTTGCATTGTTTACCAGCGGGTTGTCAAAT CCAAAGCTGGTGGCAATTTCGAATTCCATATCATTTGCAAATCCTAAAGCGCCACTTTATCCACGGCTTGCTTTGGGGAAGTCATGGAATGAA ATGACATTGACCTGGACAAGTGGCTATGATATAGACGAAGCTGTTCCTTTCATTGAGTGGGGTCGGAAGGGTGATCCTCAACATCGCTCACCAGCAGGAACATTGACATTTGATAGAAACACCATGTGTG GTTCGCCTGCTCGTACAGTTGGTTGGCGTGATCCAGGGTTCATACACACTAGCTTCATGAAGGATTTGTGGCCAAACAACTT gtACACATACAAGATGGGTCACATATTATCAAATGGTTCCTATGTTTGGAGTAAGATGTATTCCTTTAGATCATCCCCATATCCGGGACAGAACTCGTTGCAACGGGTTATAATTTTTGGAGACATGGGAAAG GCAGAGCGCGATGGTTCAAATGAGTATAGTAATTATCAACCAGGCTCACTCAATACAACGGACCAACTCATCAAGGATCTTAAAAACATTGACATAGTTTTTCATATAGGAGACATTACGTATGCCAATGGATATATATCACAATGGGACCAATTTACTGCACAAGTGGAACCTATTGCATCAACCGTACCCTATATGATTGCAAG TGGTAATCATGAGCGTGATTGTCCTGGAACTGGCTCCTTCTATGAGGGTAATGATTCTGGTGGAGAATGTGGAGTGCTAGCTCAAACCATGTTTTATGTTCCCGCGGATAATAGAGCTAAGTTTTG GTATTCAACAGATTATGGCATGTTTCACTTTTGCATAGCAGACAGCGAGCATGATTGGAGAGAGGGATCTGAGCAATATAAATTTATTGAACATTGTCTTGCATCAGTAGACAGACAGAAGCAGCCTTGGCTGATTTTTTCTGCTCATCGGGTTCTTGGTTACTCTTCTGACAAATGGTATGGCATAGGAGGTTCATTTGAGGAGCCCATGGGAAGGGAAAGCTTGCAGAAGCTTTGGCAGAAATATAAAGTGGATATTGCATTTTATGGTCATGTTCATAACTATGAAAGAACTTGTCCTATTTACCAG AACCAATGCGTGAACTCGGAAAGATCACACTATTCTGGTGTTGTCAATGGAACAATCCATGTTGTTGTAGGTGGCGGAGGGAGCCACTTATCAGAATTCAGTCCAGTTAATACCACTTGGAGTCTTTACAAGGATTATGATTGGGGGTTCGTCAAGCTTACAGCCTTTAATCATTCATCGCTTCTTTTTGAATATAAAAAGAGTAGAGATGGTAAAGTCTATGATTCTTTCACCATCTCAAGGGACTATAAAGATGTCTTAGCTTGTGTCCATGATGGTTGTGAGCCAACCACTCTTGCTTCTTGA
- the LOC107816800 gene encoding uncharacterized protein LOC107816800, producing MSSHDIRRPFKRLAISDQQRRRELSLLRQCQNRRDAQLQARRLASTVLSLQPTQDDDYKSASEEKQLDIEVASVPEVDSFPDETDADFGHPKDAHDIRQATKLRGPEARQWFAKQLMLPEWMIDVPDNLNTDWYVFARPAGKRCFVVSSDGTTISRLRNGVRLHRFPSALPNGARTNNSKSAQSYCILDCIFHESDETYYVIDGVCWAGLSLYECTAEFRFFWLNSKLAETGACDAPSTYHRYKFSTLPVYNCDKEGLHTAYAGQVPYVKDGLLFYNKHAHYQTGNTPLTLVWKDENCSQYVIDTDNKGQVPSQQQVVLELLGDGRLATSDDPPVVFGCLLGDFIQKTELHRGDLIKFAIGEGGLVFVDSKLEKADLQYLGKSNRARAFADSYSKVLFQYAARHSPLRIEHLFASISSCVEDGRSTQDADMAG from the exons ATGAGCTCGCATGATATACGCCGCCCGTTCAAACGGCTGGCGATCTCAGACCAACAAAGACGCCGAGAACTTTCATTGCTCCGGCAGTGCCAAAATCGCCGCGACGCTCAGTTACAAGCTCGTCGTTTAGCTTCCACAGTCCTCTCTCTTCAACCCACGCAAGACGATGACTACAAGTCCGCTTCCGAAGAGAAACAGCTGGATATAGAAGTTGCTTCCGTCCCCGAAGTTGATTCCTTTCCGGATGAAACCGACGCCGATTTTGGACATCCTAAGGACGCACATGATATTCGTCAAGCTACTAAGCTCAGAGGACCTGAAGCTCGTCAGTGGTTCGCCAAGCAGCTTATGCTTCCTGAATGGATGATTGATGTTCCTGATAACTTGAACACGGATTG GTATGTATTTGCTAGGCCAGCTGGAAAACGATGTTTTGTTGTTTCTTCAGACGGAACAACAATCAGTAGACTGCGCAATGGAGTTCGCTTACACCGTTTTCCTTCTGCTCTACCCAATGGTGCCAGGACTAATAACAGTAAATCTGCTCAATCATACTGTATTCTCGATTGCATATTTCATGAG TCTGACGAAACATATTATGTCATTGACGGTGTATGTTGGGCGGGACTTTCATTATATGAGTGCACGGCAGAATTCAGATTCTTTTGGTTAAACAGCAAGCTTGCTGAGACGGGGGCTTGTGATGCTCCCTCAACTTATCATAGATATAAATTTAGTACACTTCCTGTCTACAACTGTGACAAAGAAGGACTACACACAGCTTATGCAGGACAAGTTCCATATGTCAAGGATGGATTACTGTTTTACAACAA GCATGCACATTATCAAACAGGAAATACACCGCTAACATTGGTTTGGAAGGATGAGAACTGTAGCCAGTATGTCATTGATACAGATAATAAAGGACAAGTTCCAAGTCAACAACAG GTAGTTTTGGAGCTCCTAGGTGATGGCAGACTGGCTACATCTGATGATCCTCCTGTCGTATTTGGTTGCTTGCTTGGGGATTTCATACAAAAG ACAGAACTTCACCGTGGAGATCTTATAAAGTTTGCTATAGGTGAAGGAGGATTAGTTTTTGTTGACAGTAAACTGGAGAAAGCTGATCTACAATACCTGGGCAAATCCAATCGTGCTCGTGCTTTTGCTGATAGTTATTCGAAG GTCTTGTTCCAGTACGCTGCTCGACATTCTCCTCTGAGAATTGAACATCTTTTTGCATCAATCAGTTCATGTGTCGAAGATGGAAGATCAACTCAAGATGCAGATATGGCTGGTTAA